The Oncorhynchus tshawytscha isolate Ot180627B linkage group LG08, Otsh_v2.0, whole genome shotgun sequence genome window below encodes:
- the LOC112256823 gene encoding cyclin-dependent kinase 2-interacting protein isoform X2 gives MEVGLQGSETTTPGRKSQSAVTGSARKVKDNAADWHNLILKWDRLNDEGSTMANKIVNLGFNKSSQKEMQVMMAGQDTSASSNSENAFENSRELEEECDKLLSVVDKMTHIVSKMEKLVSFEKGIIDLETFQYGTGGRQTPLFQTWPTSQFDVSNKLYEAYKQELTLKRAILQELAHTTNPDLSMVYLSCWLYQPYTDDRAKLLLEGLLLETGHRPI, from the exons ATGGAAG TAGGCCTACAAGGATCAGAGACGACCACTCCTGGCAGAAAGTCCCAGTCTGCAGTGACTGGCAGTGCAAGGAAAGTGAAGGACAACGCAGCAGACTGGCACAATCTGATTCTGAAATGGGACCGACTGAATGATGAAGGATCCACCATGGCAAATAAGATAGTCAATTTAGGATTCAATAAAAG TTCACAGAAAGAGATGCAAGTCATGATGGCGGGTCAGGACACCTCTGCCAGCTCTAATTCAGAGAATGCATTTGAAAACAGTAGAGAACTAGAAGAGGAGTGTGACAAGTTGCTAAGTGTCGTGGACAAAATG actcATATTGTATCAAAAATGGAGAAGTTAGTTTCCTTTGAGAAGGGGATCATCGATCTAGAGACATTCCAGTATGGAACAGGAGGAAGACAAACTCCTTTGTTTCAGACCTGGCCTACGTCACAGTTCG ACGTCTCCAACAAGCTCTATGAAGCCTACAAGCAAGAACTGACTCTGAAACGGGCTATTCTTCAGGAGCTAGCTCACACAACTAACCCAGACCTTTCAATGGTGTACCTGTCCTGCTGGCTGTATCAGCCGTACACAGATGACAGGGCAAAGTTACTGTTAGAGGGTCTTCTTTTAGAGACAGGGCATAGGCCAATTTAA
- the znf839 gene encoding uncharacterized protein znf839 isoform X2, translating to MADNESNMSSTTTGADHVTVSQVPCVSGLQVNQKQVGEKCIEANAPEITEEQGLTDFLQSCTKEETFVAKDSQEVVSQTEDHEQQPEQNIITSIVETPGIVTGAEYSTVSADFVNALAPGTTIIYVQPDGSFVEGSGLTEEEQQQLVEQLAKQQLITVTENEAAHLFEQNQGIKTVPTASSQIPYTIPSTALAPNELQQVIEQVTKSQQFMAQTPKGSEQVVTTLDPTTGLFTTVAASEIAVASPQPLVTMQNASQKLKNVAKQVALQSHNGTRLVQKKETIRIQVQIPSGKQEGKGPTQTTISIPQQKNLAVASQGQQVKVSTNGSVSNSPQIIHITPIVGQQQYFLQQNPGDPPIQLLLQSSTPVVGSLVPVVHKLPIPVQTPVQQPSGKAPVNGTTVTAIKPATSVSVPTVEKVKRVKTRMKKAPKIKTRSGRVSRPPKYKVKDYKFIKTEDLAESHQSDSDDYSEISVEEDEDGEDGKKGAASMIYSHKRKAFQCETCDKAYIGHGGLSRHYRLNPSHGELKSLPEGTSKTDSPDKSADAGAEHKKPTEESNASSVKNTSGPEKSEATEKTAAAMSTTQQKVDTSATQGVAASTRQAVVQARGPGRPRGRGRPPTKAHPAVRLGRPPKLGGGAASVEQQTQSRKAWLKEVTHECDNEELMETVLPRLAKVMTVWEFLLMKVEKGRQPKTQFSDVYREFEKLHSQVKKMAQDYISNPQGVHMALEVHNVEVAKSLGIFDEVNKFKVLNPPTQQNVTNMATKNVHYMENSKMLPPTKRFKMENQAGVQIHQNGIETSTKESSEAKVENTATTSMKYISPHTEVVTKSPVGPQVTQTATITPQVVSSNPETNITPMELIQDHLSNSMTETVDSVGEEVMETDQGVSGTEPTEVLSTSDIADQMKELEKALATDPVAVDQQPMSTQTQQSNPTPVQQSGLTQAASTSSGLGQVVVQEAQGCQEVQEIYIQTEGLTMHLAEGQEGELASERIVIVNGPDGTTMHIRAPEGVPLEAVHALLGIEAEGKTQQ from the exons ATGGCCGACAACGAGAGCAATATGTCAAGTACAACAACAGGGGCAGATCATGTTACAGTATCTCAAGTTCCATGTGTTTCTGGATTGCAAGTTAACCAGAAGCAAGTCGGCGAGAAATGCATTGAAGCAAATGCACCAGAGATCACCGAAGAGCAGGGCTTGACAGATTTCCTGCAAAGCTGCACAAAAGAGGAGACATTCGTTGCAAAGGACTCCCAGGAGGTTGTCAGCCAAACTGAAGACCATGAACAACAACCTGAACAGAACATAATAACTTCTATTGTTGAGACCCCAGGTATTGTAACGGGAGCAGAGTATTCTACAGTCAGTGCTGACTTTGTAAATGCTCTTGCACCTGGGACCACCATCATTTATGTGCAACCAGATGGTAGTTTTGTTGAGGGATCAGGTCTGACTGAAGAGGAGCAGCAACAGCTAGTGGAGCAGTTGGCCAAACAACAGCTTATCACAGTGACTGAGAATGAGGCTGCTCATCTGTTTGAACAAAATCAAGGCATCAAAACAGTCCCTACTGCTTCGTCACAGATACCGTATACTATTCCCAGTACAGCACTGGCTCCCAACGAACTGCAACAAGTGATAGAGCAAGTTACCAAATCTCAGCAATTCATGGCCCAGACACCCAAGGGATCGGAGCAGGTTGTGACCACACTGGATCCCACAACTGGCTTGTTCACGACTGTAGCAGCTTCAGAGATTGCAGTAGCAAGCCCACAGCCACTAGTCACTATGCAGAATGCATCACAGAAGCTGAAGAATGTTGCGAAACAAGTGGCACTTCAGTCCCACAATGGTACACGCCTGGTTCAGAAAAAG GAAACCATCAGAATCCAAGTCCAGATACCATCTGGAAAGCAGGAGGGGAAAGGACCTACACAGACTACCATATCAATCCCTCAACAGAAGAACTTGGCTGTGGCCAGTCAAGGCCAGCAAGTCAAAGTGTCTACGAACGGCAGTGTGAGCAACAGCCCCCAGATCATCCACATCACACCCATAGTTGGACAGCAACAGTACTTCCTACAGCAGAACCCTGGAGACCCTCCTATTCAGCTGCTACTGCAGAGCTCAACACCTGTGGTTGGGAGCCTGGTTCCCGTTGTGCACAAACTGCCCATACCTGTTCAGACCCCTGTCCAGCAGCCTTCAGGTAAGGCCCCGGTCAATGGCACAACAGTCACAGCAATTAAACCTGccacgtctgtctctgtccccacagtggaaaaagtcaaaagggtcaaaaccagaATGAAAAAGGCACCGAAAATCAAAACACGTTCCGGGAGGGTGTCCAGACCGCCCAAGTACAAGGTGAAGGACTATAAGTTCATCAAGACAGAGGACTTGGCCGAGAGCCATCAGTCAGATTCTGACGACTACTCTGAAATCAGTGTGGAGGAAGATGAAGATGGTGAGGATGGTAAAAAGGGAGCAGCATCTATGATTTACAGTCACAAGCGGAAGGCCTTTCAATGTGAAACATGCGATAAAGCTTACATAGGCCATGGAGGTCTGTCCAGACACTACAGGCTGAACCCCTCCCACGGTGAACTGAAGTCACTTCCTGAAGGGACCTCTAAAACAGACAGCCCTGATAAAAGCGCAGACGCTGGGGCCGAACATAAGAAGCCGACTGAAGAAAGTAATGCAAGCAGTGTTAAAAATACATCAGGTCCTGAGAAAAGTGAGGCCACAGAGAAAACAGCTGCTGCAATGTCAACCACTCAACAAAAA GTGGATACATCAGCAACCCAAGGAGTAGCAGCTTCTACCAGGCAGGCTGTGGTCCAGGCTCGGGGACCAGGGAGGCCCAGAGGACGAGGCAGACCACCTACCAAAGCACACCCAGCGGTGAGACTGGGGCGACCTCCAAAGCTAGGAGGGGGAGCAGCCAGCGTGGAGCAGCAGACCCAGAGTAGGAAAGCATGGCTCAAAGAG GTGACACACGAATGTGACAATGAAGAACTAATGGAGACTGTGCTCCCTCGTCTGGCTAAGGTCATGACTGTCTGGGAGTTCCTCCTGATGAAG GTGGAGAAGGGGCGGCAACCCAAAACCCAGTTTTCGGATGTGTACCGGGagtttgagaagctccacagtcaGGTGAAGAAGATGGCCCAAGACTACATCAGTAACCCTCAGGGTGTCCACATGGCCTTGGAGGTCCACAATGTAGAG GTTGCCAAATCTCTTGGCATCTTCGATGAGGTGAACAAGTTCAAAGTTCTGAACCCTCCAACTCAGCAGAATGTCACCAACATGGCAACCAAGAATGTCCACTATATGGAG AATTCTAAAATGTTACCTCCAACAAAGAGGTTTAAAATGGAAAACCAGGCTGGTGTTCAGATCCATCAGAACGGCATTGAGACTTCCACAAAAG AATCTAGTGAGGCCAAAGTCGAGAACACCGCAACAACAAGCATGAAGTACATTTCGCCACATACTGAGGTGGTCACCAAGAGTCCCGTGGGCCCTCAAGTCACTCAGACTGCTACCATCACACCACAGGTCGTCTCATCTAACCCTGAGACGAACATAACACCCATGGAACTGATCCAGGATCACTTATCCAACAGCATGACAGAGACCGTTGACTCAGTAGGAGAGGAGGTCATGGAGACAGATCAGGGTGTGTCTGGTACAGAACctactgaggtcctgagcaccaGTGACATAGCAGATCAAATGAAGGAGCTAGAGAAGGCCTTGGCCACAGACCCAGTCGCAGTTGATCAGCAGCCCATGAGTACTCAGACGCAGCAGTCCAACCCTACCCCAGTCCAGCAGAGTGGCCTAACCCAGGCTGCCTCCACCTCCAGTGGACTAGGCCAGGTGGTGGTTCAGGAGGCCCAGGGCTGCCAGGAGGTCCAGGAGATCTACATCCAGACGGAGGGGCTGACCATGCACCTAGCAGAGGGCCAGGAGGGCGAATTGGCCTCGGAGCGCATTGTCATCGTCAACGGGCCTGATGGCACCACTATGCACATCCGCGCCCCTGAAGGAGTCCCTCTGGAAGCAGTCCACGCTCTGCTTGGTATTGAGGCTGAGGGGAAAACACAGCAGTGA
- the adprs gene encoding ADP-ribose glycohydrolase ARH3 has translation MAMTAVRSGGAGGPASLSRFRGALVAAVLGDCVGGEFEGAEEVPMDRVLQHLNGLEDESRGDGILQYSDDTAMTRCVVQSLLTRAGFDEQDMARRFAKEYSHSPGRGYGAGVIQVLRKLASPHLNDVFQPARAQFSGHGSFGNGGAMRAAPFALAFSNQVDIRRYSRLGAMLTHSCSLGYNGAVLQALAVHLSLQGGLELPHRPTFINKLISEMEAVEAEDAARSDSRVFSESEFPFCDRLHRVKDLMERNNSVSIEEVISELGNGIAALHSVPTAIFCVLHCLEPREGLPERYGGLERTMAYSLALGGDTDTIACMAGAIAGAHYGIDAIPQIWQRCCEGAEDADINAERLHTLYHQAPAEGDSGTDSQPHTAAHDPPNQ, from the exons ATGGCCATGACGGCGGTGCGGTCAGGGGGAGCGGGAGGACCAGCCTCTTTGTCTCGGTTCCGCGGTGCACTGGTTGCTGCGGTGCTGGGAGACTGCGTTGGTGGAGAATTTGAAGGTGCAGAGGAGGTGCCCATGGACCGTGTATTGCAGCATTTGAACGGATTGGAGGATGAGAGTCGCGGCGATG gtATTCTGCAGTACAGTGATGACACTGCCATGACGCGCTGTGTTGTCCAGTCTCTGCTGACCAGGGCAGGGTTCGATGAGCAAGACATGGCACGCAG GTTTGCAAAGGAATACAGCCATTCTCCAGGGCGGGGGTACGGGGCAGGTGTGATCCAGGTGTTGAGGAAGCTTGCATCTCCACACCTTAATGATGTCTTTCAGCCGGCTCGGGCTCAGTTCAGTGGCCACGGCTCCTTTGGGAATGGTGGTGCGATGAGGGCTGCACCTTTTGCGCTGGCTTTCAGTAACCAAGTTGACATTAGGAGG tACTCCAGGCTTGGTGCGATGCTGACCCACTCCTGTTCTCTGGGTTACAATGGAGCAGTGCTCCAGGCCCTCGCGGTCCACCTTTCTTTACAGGGGGGTTTGGAACTGCCACATAGGCCTACGTTTATCAACAAACTCATCTCAGAGATGGAGGCGGTGGAAGCAGAAGATGCTGCTCGCAGTGACTCAAGAGT CTTCAGCGAGTCAGAGTTTCCATTCTGTGATCGACTGCACAGAGTCAAGGAcctgatggaaaggaacaacagTGTCAGCATTGAAGAGGTCATATCTGAGTTAG GTAATGGCATTGCAGCCCTGCATTCTGTCCCTACTGCCATCTTCTGTGTGCTGCACTGCCTGGAACCCCGGGAGGGTCTGCCTGAGCGCTATGGTGGCCTGGAGAGGACAATGGCGTACAGTCTGGCCTTGGGGGGAGACACAGACACCATTGCCTGCATGGCGGGGGCCATTGCAGGGGCACACTATGGAATCGATGCTATCCCCCAAATCTGGCAGCGGTGTTGTGAAGGGGCAGAGGATGCTGATATAAATGCTGAGCGCCTACACACTCTGTACCACCAGGCACCAGCTGAGGGAGACTCTGGGACCGACAGTCAGCCACACACAGCAGCACATGACCCCCCCAACCAATAA
- the LOC112256823 gene encoding cyclin-dependent kinase 2-interacting protein isoform X1 produces MEVGLQGSETTTPGRKSQSAVTGSARKVKDNAADWHNLILKWDRLNDEGSTMANKIVNLGFNKSSQKEMQVMMAGQDTSASSNSENAFENSRELEEECDKLLSVVDKMTHIVSKMEKLVSFEKGIIDLETFQYGTGGRQTPLFQTWPTSQFADVSNKLYEAYKQELTLKRAILQELAHTTNPDLSMVYLSCWLYQPYTDDRAKLLLEGLLLETGHRPI; encoded by the exons ATGGAAG TAGGCCTACAAGGATCAGAGACGACCACTCCTGGCAGAAAGTCCCAGTCTGCAGTGACTGGCAGTGCAAGGAAAGTGAAGGACAACGCAGCAGACTGGCACAATCTGATTCTGAAATGGGACCGACTGAATGATGAAGGATCCACCATGGCAAATAAGATAGTCAATTTAGGATTCAATAAAAG TTCACAGAAAGAGATGCAAGTCATGATGGCGGGTCAGGACACCTCTGCCAGCTCTAATTCAGAGAATGCATTTGAAAACAGTAGAGAACTAGAAGAGGAGTGTGACAAGTTGCTAAGTGTCGTGGACAAAATG actcATATTGTATCAAAAATGGAGAAGTTAGTTTCCTTTGAGAAGGGGATCATCGATCTAGAGACATTCCAGTATGGAACAGGAGGAAGACAAACTCCTTTGTTTCAGACCTGGCCTACGTCACAGTTCG CAGACGTCTCCAACAAGCTCTATGAAGCCTACAAGCAAGAACTGACTCTGAAACGGGCTATTCTTCAGGAGCTAGCTCACACAACTAACCCAGACCTTTCAATGGTGTACCTGTCCTGCTGGCTGTATCAGCCGTACACAGATGACAGGGCAAAGTTACTGTTAGAGGGTCTTCTTTTAGAGACAGGGCATAGGCCAATTTAA
- the znf839 gene encoding uncharacterized protein znf839 isoform X1 has protein sequence MADNESNMSSTTTGADHVTVSQVPCVSGLQVNQKQVGEKCIEANAPEITEEQGLTDFLQSCTKEETFVAKDSQEVVSQTEDHEQQPEQNIITSIVETPGIVTGAEYSTVSADFVNALAPGTTIIYVQPDGSFVEGSGLTEEEQQQLVEQLAKQQLITVTENEAAHLFEQNQGIKTVPTASSQIPYTIPSTALAPNELQQVIEQVTKSQQFMAQTPKGSEQVVTTLDPTTGLFTTVAASEIAVASPQPLVTMQNASQKLKNVAKQVALQSHNGTRLVQKKQETIRIQVQIPSGKQEGKGPTQTTISIPQQKNLAVASQGQQVKVSTNGSVSNSPQIIHITPIVGQQQYFLQQNPGDPPIQLLLQSSTPVVGSLVPVVHKLPIPVQTPVQQPSGKAPVNGTTVTAIKPATSVSVPTVEKVKRVKTRMKKAPKIKTRSGRVSRPPKYKVKDYKFIKTEDLAESHQSDSDDYSEISVEEDEDGEDGKKGAASMIYSHKRKAFQCETCDKAYIGHGGLSRHYRLNPSHGELKSLPEGTSKTDSPDKSADAGAEHKKPTEESNASSVKNTSGPEKSEATEKTAAAMSTTQQKVDTSATQGVAASTRQAVVQARGPGRPRGRGRPPTKAHPAVRLGRPPKLGGGAASVEQQTQSRKAWLKEVTHECDNEELMETVLPRLAKVMTVWEFLLMKVEKGRQPKTQFSDVYREFEKLHSQVKKMAQDYISNPQGVHMALEVHNVEVAKSLGIFDEVNKFKVLNPPTQQNVTNMATKNVHYMENSKMLPPTKRFKMENQAGVQIHQNGIETSTKESSEAKVENTATTSMKYISPHTEVVTKSPVGPQVTQTATITPQVVSSNPETNITPMELIQDHLSNSMTETVDSVGEEVMETDQGVSGTEPTEVLSTSDIADQMKELEKALATDPVAVDQQPMSTQTQQSNPTPVQQSGLTQAASTSSGLGQVVVQEAQGCQEVQEIYIQTEGLTMHLAEGQEGELASERIVIVNGPDGTTMHIRAPEGVPLEAVHALLGIEAEGKTQQ, from the exons ATGGCCGACAACGAGAGCAATATGTCAAGTACAACAACAGGGGCAGATCATGTTACAGTATCTCAAGTTCCATGTGTTTCTGGATTGCAAGTTAACCAGAAGCAAGTCGGCGAGAAATGCATTGAAGCAAATGCACCAGAGATCACCGAAGAGCAGGGCTTGACAGATTTCCTGCAAAGCTGCACAAAAGAGGAGACATTCGTTGCAAAGGACTCCCAGGAGGTTGTCAGCCAAACTGAAGACCATGAACAACAACCTGAACAGAACATAATAACTTCTATTGTTGAGACCCCAGGTATTGTAACGGGAGCAGAGTATTCTACAGTCAGTGCTGACTTTGTAAATGCTCTTGCACCTGGGACCACCATCATTTATGTGCAACCAGATGGTAGTTTTGTTGAGGGATCAGGTCTGACTGAAGAGGAGCAGCAACAGCTAGTGGAGCAGTTGGCCAAACAACAGCTTATCACAGTGACTGAGAATGAGGCTGCTCATCTGTTTGAACAAAATCAAGGCATCAAAACAGTCCCTACTGCTTCGTCACAGATACCGTATACTATTCCCAGTACAGCACTGGCTCCCAACGAACTGCAACAAGTGATAGAGCAAGTTACCAAATCTCAGCAATTCATGGCCCAGACACCCAAGGGATCGGAGCAGGTTGTGACCACACTGGATCCCACAACTGGCTTGTTCACGACTGTAGCAGCTTCAGAGATTGCAGTAGCAAGCCCACAGCCACTAGTCACTATGCAGAATGCATCACAGAAGCTGAAGAATGTTGCGAAACAAGTGGCACTTCAGTCCCACAATGGTACACGCCTGGTTCAGAAAAAG CAGGAAACCATCAGAATCCAAGTCCAGATACCATCTGGAAAGCAGGAGGGGAAAGGACCTACACAGACTACCATATCAATCCCTCAACAGAAGAACTTGGCTGTGGCCAGTCAAGGCCAGCAAGTCAAAGTGTCTACGAACGGCAGTGTGAGCAACAGCCCCCAGATCATCCACATCACACCCATAGTTGGACAGCAACAGTACTTCCTACAGCAGAACCCTGGAGACCCTCCTATTCAGCTGCTACTGCAGAGCTCAACACCTGTGGTTGGGAGCCTGGTTCCCGTTGTGCACAAACTGCCCATACCTGTTCAGACCCCTGTCCAGCAGCCTTCAGGTAAGGCCCCGGTCAATGGCACAACAGTCACAGCAATTAAACCTGccacgtctgtctctgtccccacagtggaaaaagtcaaaagggtcaaaaccagaATGAAAAAGGCACCGAAAATCAAAACACGTTCCGGGAGGGTGTCCAGACCGCCCAAGTACAAGGTGAAGGACTATAAGTTCATCAAGACAGAGGACTTGGCCGAGAGCCATCAGTCAGATTCTGACGACTACTCTGAAATCAGTGTGGAGGAAGATGAAGATGGTGAGGATGGTAAAAAGGGAGCAGCATCTATGATTTACAGTCACAAGCGGAAGGCCTTTCAATGTGAAACATGCGATAAAGCTTACATAGGCCATGGAGGTCTGTCCAGACACTACAGGCTGAACCCCTCCCACGGTGAACTGAAGTCACTTCCTGAAGGGACCTCTAAAACAGACAGCCCTGATAAAAGCGCAGACGCTGGGGCCGAACATAAGAAGCCGACTGAAGAAAGTAATGCAAGCAGTGTTAAAAATACATCAGGTCCTGAGAAAAGTGAGGCCACAGAGAAAACAGCTGCTGCAATGTCAACCACTCAACAAAAA GTGGATACATCAGCAACCCAAGGAGTAGCAGCTTCTACCAGGCAGGCTGTGGTCCAGGCTCGGGGACCAGGGAGGCCCAGAGGACGAGGCAGACCACCTACCAAAGCACACCCAGCGGTGAGACTGGGGCGACCTCCAAAGCTAGGAGGGGGAGCAGCCAGCGTGGAGCAGCAGACCCAGAGTAGGAAAGCATGGCTCAAAGAG GTGACACACGAATGTGACAATGAAGAACTAATGGAGACTGTGCTCCCTCGTCTGGCTAAGGTCATGACTGTCTGGGAGTTCCTCCTGATGAAG GTGGAGAAGGGGCGGCAACCCAAAACCCAGTTTTCGGATGTGTACCGGGagtttgagaagctccacagtcaGGTGAAGAAGATGGCCCAAGACTACATCAGTAACCCTCAGGGTGTCCACATGGCCTTGGAGGTCCACAATGTAGAG GTTGCCAAATCTCTTGGCATCTTCGATGAGGTGAACAAGTTCAAAGTTCTGAACCCTCCAACTCAGCAGAATGTCACCAACATGGCAACCAAGAATGTCCACTATATGGAG AATTCTAAAATGTTACCTCCAACAAAGAGGTTTAAAATGGAAAACCAGGCTGGTGTTCAGATCCATCAGAACGGCATTGAGACTTCCACAAAAG AATCTAGTGAGGCCAAAGTCGAGAACACCGCAACAACAAGCATGAAGTACATTTCGCCACATACTGAGGTGGTCACCAAGAGTCCCGTGGGCCCTCAAGTCACTCAGACTGCTACCATCACACCACAGGTCGTCTCATCTAACCCTGAGACGAACATAACACCCATGGAACTGATCCAGGATCACTTATCCAACAGCATGACAGAGACCGTTGACTCAGTAGGAGAGGAGGTCATGGAGACAGATCAGGGTGTGTCTGGTACAGAACctactgaggtcctgagcaccaGTGACATAGCAGATCAAATGAAGGAGCTAGAGAAGGCCTTGGCCACAGACCCAGTCGCAGTTGATCAGCAGCCCATGAGTACTCAGACGCAGCAGTCCAACCCTACCCCAGTCCAGCAGAGTGGCCTAACCCAGGCTGCCTCCACCTCCAGTGGACTAGGCCAGGTGGTGGTTCAGGAGGCCCAGGGCTGCCAGGAGGTCCAGGAGATCTACATCCAGACGGAGGGGCTGACCATGCACCTAGCAGAGGGCCAGGAGGGCGAATTGGCCTCGGAGCGCATTGTCATCGTCAACGGGCCTGATGGCACCACTATGCACATCCGCGCCCCTGAAGGAGTCCCTCTGGAAGCAGTCCACGCTCTGCTTGGTATTGAGGCTGAGGGGAAAACACAGCAGTGA
- the LOC112256823 gene encoding cyclin-dependent kinase 2-interacting protein isoform X3: protein MEGLQGSETTTPGRKSQSAVTGSARKVKDNAADWHNLILKWDRLNDEGSTMANKIVNLGFNKSSQKEMQVMMAGQDTSASSNSENAFENSRELEEECDKLLSVVDKMTHIVSKMEKLVSFEKGIIDLETFQYGTGGRQTPLFQTWPTSQFADVSNKLYEAYKQELTLKRAILQELAHTTNPDLSMVYLSCWLYQPYTDDRAKLLLEGLLLETGHRPI, encoded by the exons ATGGAAG GCCTACAAGGATCAGAGACGACCACTCCTGGCAGAAAGTCCCAGTCTGCAGTGACTGGCAGTGCAAGGAAAGTGAAGGACAACGCAGCAGACTGGCACAATCTGATTCTGAAATGGGACCGACTGAATGATGAAGGATCCACCATGGCAAATAAGATAGTCAATTTAGGATTCAATAAAAG TTCACAGAAAGAGATGCAAGTCATGATGGCGGGTCAGGACACCTCTGCCAGCTCTAATTCAGAGAATGCATTTGAAAACAGTAGAGAACTAGAAGAGGAGTGTGACAAGTTGCTAAGTGTCGTGGACAAAATG actcATATTGTATCAAAAATGGAGAAGTTAGTTTCCTTTGAGAAGGGGATCATCGATCTAGAGACATTCCAGTATGGAACAGGAGGAAGACAAACTCCTTTGTTTCAGACCTGGCCTACGTCACAGTTCG CAGACGTCTCCAACAAGCTCTATGAAGCCTACAAGCAAGAACTGACTCTGAAACGGGCTATTCTTCAGGAGCTAGCTCACACAACTAACCCAGACCTTTCAATGGTGTACCTGTCCTGCTGGCTGTATCAGCCGTACACAGATGACAGGGCAAAGTTACTGTTAGAGGGTCTTCTTTTAGAGACAGGGCATAGGCCAATTTAA